A genomic region of Dactylococcopsis salina PCC 8305 contains the following coding sequences:
- a CDS encoding helicase-related protein: protein MTQLENLTRGATVRGVLPNQNVTVIDTQWHGSDVVELTYKDVNGQPHTELLLRDNETTLEIVTEGRSWSFDGDGGSFRLVSEAHRIRLAHLFDPLLAVHTSLVEPLPHQITAVYSEMLTRQPLRFLLADDPGAGKTIMAGLFIRELLIRGDLQRCLIVCPGSLAVQWQDELSQKFDLPFEILTNDRMEAARTGNALAEIPRAIARLDQLSRNDDLKAKLAQTDWDLVVVDEAHKMSASFFGGEIRETKRYKLGKLLSSLTRHFLLMTATPHNGKEEDFQLFLALLDSDRFEGKFRDGVHACDPSDLIRRLVKEDLLKFNGKPLFPERRAHTVQYQLSELESVLYQQVTDYVREEFNRAEALINDGRKGTVGFALTILQRRLASSPEAIYQSLKRRRERLQRRLQEEEVRKRGMSAELDFGTTINPEDWDDDFEDYSSQERENTEEEVVDQASAAQTIVELQAEIDQLSELENLALRVKQSGKDRKWEELSKLLQDRAEMFDAGGYRRKLVIFTEHRDTLNYLTQRIGTLLGRPEAVVTIHGGMGREERKKAEEAFKQDVNVDVLIATDAAGEGINLQRAHLMVNYDLPWNPNRLEQRFGRIHRIGQTEVCHLWNLVAEETREGDVYLKLLQKLEVEQTALGGKIFDVLGKAIAGKELRELLIEAIRYGDRADVKAKLNQAVTERVERERLQALLEERALARDSMDATKIQKIRESMERAEARKVQPYFIASFFLEAFQRLGGTIRQRESRRYEITHVPAVIRNRDQIIGMGSAIMRRYERICFQKELISVSGKPLAEFVCPGHPLLNATIDLILERHRDLLRQGAILIDENDFSETVRALVYLEHSIQDARPANDGGRRVVSRRMQYVEIDSDGKAQNAGYAPYLDYRPLTEEEQPLVESLVEGLALRDEIEKQASSYAISNLVPQHLKEVRDRKEELIEKTRRAVQDRLTKEINYWDQRAADLRLQEQAGKVNAKLNSSKAQQRADDLAARLEKRLYELEQERKLSPLPPVVVGGALVVPIGAMQRLQAKRDATPPKFARETQRVEQLAMEAVIKTETNLGYQPRDVSDQNCGYDIESLNPETGHLRFLEVKGRIEGADTVTVTKNEILTALNKEDNYILALVQVPTDENFSDRDAFAVREATGHYQVAGESCVVCYLEKPFQREPDWGASSVNYSWKEMWKRGTKI from the coding sequence ATGACTCAACTAGAAAATTTGACTCGTGGTGCGACGGTTAGAGGTGTTCTTCCCAATCAAAACGTAACCGTCATTGATACCCAATGGCATGGTAGTGATGTGGTGGAACTAACTTATAAAGATGTAAATGGACAACCCCACACAGAATTGTTATTGCGAGATAATGAAACCACTCTGGAAATTGTCACGGAAGGACGATCTTGGAGTTTTGATGGTGATGGAGGATCATTCCGACTGGTTTCCGAAGCCCATCGCATTCGTCTCGCCCATCTCTTTGATCCCCTCTTGGCGGTTCATACCTCTTTAGTTGAACCGCTTCCCCACCAGATTACAGCAGTTTACAGCGAAATGCTCACCCGTCAGCCCTTACGTTTTCTTCTCGCTGACGATCCAGGTGCGGGAAAAACGATTATGGCGGGCTTATTTATTCGAGAACTGCTGATTCGAGGAGATTTGCAACGCTGTTTGATTGTCTGTCCTGGGAGTTTAGCGGTACAGTGGCAAGATGAATTATCCCAGAAGTTTGATCTCCCTTTCGAGATTCTCACTAATGACCGCATGGAAGCAGCACGAACAGGGAATGCTTTGGCGGAGATACCCAGAGCGATCGCGCGGTTAGATCAATTGAGTCGCAATGATGATCTCAAAGCCAAATTAGCTCAAACGGACTGGGATTTAGTGGTGGTTGATGAAGCCCATAAAATGTCCGCTTCCTTCTTTGGGGGAGAAATCCGAGAAACCAAACGCTACAAACTGGGAAAACTCCTTTCCTCTCTCACCCGCCATTTCCTGCTAATGACTGCAACTCCCCACAATGGAAAAGAAGAAGACTTCCAGTTATTTTTAGCTCTCCTCGACAGCGATCGATTTGAAGGAAAATTTCGAGATGGGGTTCATGCTTGCGATCCTTCCGATTTAATCCGCCGTTTAGTCAAAGAAGACCTCTTAAAGTTTAACGGAAAACCGCTATTCCCCGAACGTCGAGCGCATACCGTCCAATATCAGCTATCAGAATTAGAATCCGTTCTCTATCAACAGGTGACCGATTATGTGCGAGAAGAATTTAATCGCGCCGAAGCCCTGATCAATGATGGACGCAAAGGAACCGTTGGTTTTGCTCTGACCATCTTACAACGTCGCCTGGCTTCCTCTCCAGAAGCGATTTATCAGTCTCTAAAACGAAGACGAGAACGGTTACAACGGCGATTACAAGAAGAGGAAGTTCGTAAACGGGGAATGAGTGCTGAATTAGATTTTGGTACGACAATTAATCCTGAAGACTGGGATGATGACTTTGAAGACTATTCCAGTCAAGAACGAGAAAACACCGAAGAAGAAGTGGTGGATCAGGCGAGTGCAGCCCAGACCATCGTGGAACTACAAGCGGAAATTGATCAACTCAGCGAGTTAGAAAATCTGGCGTTGCGAGTAAAACAAAGCGGGAAAGACCGGAAATGGGAAGAACTGTCAAAACTATTGCAAGACCGCGCTGAAATGTTTGATGCGGGGGGATATCGTCGTAAATTAGTGATCTTTACCGAACATCGCGATACCTTAAATTATTTGACCCAGCGCATTGGAACGCTATTAGGTCGTCCGGAAGCGGTGGTAACAATTCATGGGGGGATGGGGCGAGAAGAACGGAAAAAAGCCGAGGAAGCCTTCAAACAGGATGTTAATGTGGATGTTCTCATCGCCACCGATGCAGCAGGAGAAGGGATTAATCTCCAACGCGCTCATTTAATGGTTAACTATGACCTCCCGTGGAATCCCAACCGTTTAGAACAGCGATTTGGTCGCATTCATCGTATTGGACAAACAGAAGTCTGTCATCTTTGGAATCTCGTCGCAGAGGAAACAAGAGAAGGGGATGTCTATCTTAAACTATTGCAGAAACTAGAAGTTGAGCAAACGGCGTTAGGGGGGAAAATCTTTGATGTGCTGGGGAAAGCTATTGCAGGAAAAGAACTGCGGGAACTTCTCATTGAGGCGATTCGATACGGCGATCGCGCTGATGTGAAAGCAAAGCTCAATCAAGCAGTGACGGAACGAGTAGAACGGGAACGACTGCAAGCACTGCTGGAAGAACGGGCTTTAGCGCGAGACTCAATGGATGCAACAAAAATCCAGAAAATTCGAGAAAGTATGGAACGAGCAGAAGCGCGGAAAGTCCAGCCCTATTTTATCGCCTCTTTCTTCCTTGAAGCCTTCCAACGCTTAGGGGGAACAATTCGTCAACGGGAAAGCCGACGCTATGAGATTACCCATGTTCCTGCTGTGATTCGCAATCGAGATCAAATCATCGGGATGGGAAGTGCGATTATGCGACGCTATGAACGGATTTGTTTCCAAAAGGAACTGATTAGTGTTTCTGGAAAACCCCTTGCTGAGTTTGTGTGTCCCGGTCATCCCCTTCTTAATGCAACCATTGACCTAATTTTAGAACGTCATCGGGACTTACTGCGACAGGGAGCAATTCTCATTGATGAAAATGATTTTAGTGAAACCGTGCGAGCGTTGGTTTATCTGGAACATTCCATTCAAGATGCTCGTCCTGCAAATGACGGCGGACGGCGGGTGGTGTCTCGTCGGATGCAGTATGTGGAGATTGACAGCGACGGAAAAGCCCAGAATGCAGGATACGCCCCTTATTTAGATTATCGACCTTTAACCGAAGAAGAACAGCCTCTTGTAGAATCGTTAGTGGAAGGGTTAGCCCTACGAGATGAGATTGAAAAACAAGCCAGCAGTTACGCCATTTCTAACTTAGTTCCCCAACATCTCAAAGAAGTGCGCGATCGTAAAGAAGAGTTAATTGAGAAAACCCGTCGCGCTGTACAAGACAGACTCACCAAAGAAATCAACTATTGGGATCAACGCGCAGCGGACTTACGCTTACAAGAACAAGCAGGAAAGGTTAATGCTAAACTCAACTCTAGCAAAGCTCAACAACGTGCCGACGACTTAGCAGCACGCCTAGAGAAACGCCTCTATGAACTTGAACAAGAACGAAAACTATCTCCCCTTCCCCCTGTTGTCGTTGGCGGCGCTTTAGTCGTTCCCATTGGCGCAATGCAACGCCTACAAGCGAAACGAGACGCAACACCTCCCAAATTTGCACGAGAAACCCAACGGGTGGAACAACTAGCGATGGAAGCAGTAATAAAAACTGAAACCAACTTGGGCTATCAACCCCGTGATGTCAGCGACCAAAACTGCGGTTATGATATCGAATCTTTAAACCCAGAAACAGGACATCTGCGCTTTTTAGAAGTAAAAGGAAGGATAGAAGGGGCGGATACCGTTACCGTGACTAAAAATGAAATCCTCACCGCTTTAAATAAAGAAGATAACTATATTCTCGCATTAGTCCAAGTTCCCACAGATGAGAACTTTTCTGATAGAGATGCGTTTGCGGTAAGGGAAGCAACGGGACATTATCAGGTTGCAGGAGAAAGCTGTGTGGTATGTTATTTGGAGAAACCCTTTCAACGGGAACCCGATTGGGGGGCGAGTAGTGTCAACTATAGTTGGAAAGAGATGTGGAAGCGAGGAACTAAAATTTAA
- a CDS encoding metallothionein codes for MKCACDSCVCIVKTDRAIEKEGKFYCSEACANGHPNGSGCGHSGCDCQN; via the coding sequence ATGAAATGTGCTTGCGATTCTTGCGTTTGTATCGTTAAAACCGATCGCGCGATCGAAAAAGAGGGTAAATTCTATTGCAGTGAAGCCTGTGCTAATGGTCATCCCAACGGTTCAGGTTGCGGTCATTCTGGTTGTGACTGCCAGAACTAA
- the glmM gene encoding phosphoglucosamine mutase produces the protein MVVSVASNSFLNLSSLPKGKLFGTDGIRGKAGNLLTAPLALAVGYWAGQMYKEQFGGGAIAIGQDSRNSSDMLGMSLTAGLTAAGLEVWNLGLCPTPCVAYITANTDAIGGIMISASHNPPEDNGIKFFTSNGTKLGKVYTSAIEAGIRGEKPPVALDVNWGQHYPRQELVKQYSSALQASLPSDRPLQGLKIVLDLAWGACVKVAPPLFKALGAEVICLHDVPDGDRINVDCGSTHLNLLQQAVCETQAQMGFAFDGDADRVLAVDNQGRIVDGDYILYFWGKLLKSKSQLPNDLLVATVMANLGFERAWESIGGRLIRTAVGDQHVQAQMWETGAMLGGEQSGHVICHHYNCSGDGVQTALHLACLTRQLGMSLGEMRDQSFETYPQLLKNVRVEDVERRLAWENCDPLQGAIEQAEQAMGDRGRILVRASGTEPVIRVMVEAAELELAHHWSHYLVETVQEHLVKKG, from the coding sequence ATGGTTGTTTCTGTCGCTTCTAATTCGTTTTTGAATTTATCCTCCCTTCCCAAGGGGAAATTATTTGGCACTGATGGCATTCGCGGAAAAGCGGGTAACTTATTAACCGCCCCTTTAGCTTTAGCTGTGGGCTATTGGGCGGGGCAAATGTATAAAGAACAATTCGGTGGCGGCGCGATCGCGATCGGACAAGATTCTCGCAATTCCAGCGATATGTTAGGGATGTCTCTCACCGCAGGGTTAACCGCCGCTGGTTTGGAAGTTTGGAATTTGGGGTTATGTCCTACGCCTTGTGTTGCCTATATCACAGCAAACACCGACGCGATCGGGGGAATTATGATTTCCGCCAGTCATAACCCTCCAGAAGACAACGGAATTAAGTTTTTTACCAGCAATGGCACAAAATTAGGCAAAGTTTACACCAGCGCGATCGAAGCGGGAATCAGAGGGGAAAAGCCACCCGTCGCCCTCGATGTCAACTGGGGACAACATTATCCTCGTCAAGAATTAGTTAAACAATACAGCAGCGCCTTACAAGCCTCTTTACCCAGCGATCGCCCGCTTCAGGGATTAAAAATTGTCCTTGACTTAGCCTGGGGTGCTTGCGTGAAGGTTGCGCCTCCTTTATTTAAGGCACTAGGGGCAGAAGTAATTTGTTTACATGATGTTCCCGATGGCGATCGGATCAACGTTGATTGTGGCTCAACTCATCTTAATTTGTTACAACAAGCAGTGTGTGAAACGCAAGCCCAGATGGGGTTTGCTTTTGATGGGGATGCCGATCGAGTTTTAGCAGTGGATAATCAAGGACGAATTGTCGATGGCGATTATATCCTCTATTTTTGGGGAAAACTCCTGAAAAGCAAATCGCAACTTCCCAACGATTTACTCGTCGCCACCGTGATGGCAAATTTAGGGTTTGAGCGAGCGTGGGAATCGATCGGAGGTCGTCTCATTCGCACCGCCGTCGGCGATCAGCACGTACAAGCGCAAATGTGGGAAACTGGAGCAATGTTAGGCGGCGAACAGTCGGGTCATGTCATCTGTCATCACTATAATTGCAGTGGCGATGGCGTACAAACGGCTTTACATTTAGCTTGTTTAACCCGTCAGTTAGGAATGTCTCTCGGTGAAATGCGAGATCAAAGTTTTGAAACCTATCCCCAATTGTTGAAAAATGTACGGGTGGAAGATGTAGAACGTCGCTTGGCTTGGGAAAACTGTGATCCCCTACAAGGCGCGATCGAGCAAGCAGAACAAGCAATGGGCGATCGAGGACGGATTTTAGTTCGCGCTTCTGGAACTGAACCCGTAATTCGAGTAATGGTAGAAGCCGCCGAATTAGAATTAGCGCATCATTGGAGTCATTATTTAGTAGAAACCGTACAGGAACATCTAGTTAAGAAGGGTTAG
- a CDS encoding DUF7734 family protein, whose amino-acid sequence MTKEKRLEQYTLKHPQEVLLLEVETEGETDRILIFKGFSSSLTGATAYDPDVPVLSEEATILSIDRAVSPYSPENPQYLEQGISWETMAQRLDQLGL is encoded by the coding sequence ATGACTAAAGAAAAACGCCTAGAACAATATACTCTCAAACATCCCCAAGAGGTGCTGTTACTGGAGGTGGAAACCGAGGGGGAAACCGATCGAATTTTGATTTTTAAGGGGTTTTCTAGTTCTCTAACTGGGGCAACCGCTTATGATCCTGATGTTCCTGTATTATCGGAGGAGGCGACAATTCTCAGCATCGATCGAGCCGTGAGTCCTTATTCTCCTGAAAATCCCCAATACCTTGAACAGGGAATTTCTTGGGAAACCATGGCACAACGATTAGATCAACTCGGTCTTTAG
- a CDS encoding DUF3177 family protein, producing the protein MDAEVWYRPLVWMDYRLAVLFAVILPLILLFWAFIQKAQTMQRLLIIYWRVASLLMVTVYLMIPGWAFGYLSGLFARILIPVSLWFWADINEDLVDQPQRPLKFVFTAWRWAMTIYSSLGAIANLPFFSCAFSDAFQQQPYCQVWLEAPQLYREWFHPNSRPEFLGVLGMMGLVAYVASLAYFIIVRLAKEGRTAMVEED; encoded by the coding sequence ATGGATGCAGAAGTTTGGTATCGCCCTTTGGTGTGGATGGACTATCGACTCGCCGTTTTATTTGCCGTAATTCTGCCCCTAATTCTCTTATTTTGGGCGTTTATCCAAAAAGCACAGACAATGCAGCGCCTACTGATCATTTATTGGCGTGTGGCGAGTCTTTTAATGGTGACAGTCTATTTGATGATTCCAGGATGGGCGTTTGGCTATCTCTCTGGGTTGTTTGCTCGAATTTTAATCCCTGTTTCCTTGTGGTTTTGGGCGGATATTAATGAAGATTTAGTAGATCAACCGCAACGCCCCCTGAAGTTTGTATTTACCGCTTGGCGTTGGGCGATGACGATATATTCAAGCCTGGGCGCGATCGCAAATCTCCCCTTTTTCTCTTGCGCTTTTTCTGATGCGTTTCAACAACAACCCTACTGTCAAGTATGGTTAGAAGCCCCCCAACTCTACAGAGAGTGGTTTCATCCCAACTCAAGACCAGAATTTTTGGGGGTGTTAGGAATGATGGGATTAGTGGCTTATGTGGCTTCTCTTGCTTATTTTATAATTGTGCGGTTGGCGAAAGAAGGACGCACCGCAATGGTGGAGGAAGATTAA
- a CDS encoding helix-turn-helix domain-containing protein has protein sequence MGKLYTTQPNQDNETQSLSSLIEHLKEAQTPPRLVIDGEEFSLSPSLSEAMSQLATLMANHQEIAIVPMNYELTAQQAAQLLGVSRPHLVKLLHGESIPYAKTGNHYRILASDVLAFKKQREERRDRLNQLTQLMQEEGFYDEESTTRNQSLNAM, from the coding sequence ATGGGAAAACTCTACACAACTCAACCAAACCAAGACAATGAGACTCAATCCTTATCAAGTCTGATTGAACATCTCAAAGAAGCACAAACTCCCCCACGCCTCGTTATTGATGGAGAAGAATTTTCTCTTTCTCCCTCTCTTTCCGAAGCCATGTCACAACTCGCTACTCTGATGGCAAATCATCAAGAAATTGCGATTGTTCCTATGAACTACGAACTTACCGCACAACAAGCGGCTCAATTATTAGGAGTTTCACGTCCTCACTTAGTTAAACTTCTTCATGGCGAGTCTATTCCTTATGCCAAAACTGGGAATCATTATCGCATTCTCGCTTCAGATGTTCTTGCTTTCAAAAAACAAAGAGAAGAACGTCGTGATCGACTTAATCAACTCACTCAACTAATGCAAGAAGAAGGGTTCTATGACGAAGAGTCAACTACCCGCAATCAATCGCTAAACGCGATGTGA
- a CDS encoding RNA-guided endonuclease InsQ/TnpB family protein — MKQVITAKLKLNLLTEQKTLLREVSLAYRDALNYVSQVAFDNNRTSSANKLQKLAYYDIRDNFRLPAQMACNVCRQVGATYRTLWTKVKQNSQHRKQGKTKKRYKGLDKPPQFVSRTCNLNYGRDFSFVKEGISLITLQGRIKVSYSGYYKHLGLIKSGDAKAKGAKIYYTPSNKTYYLLVSLEIEKPDIEPADIKRVSGVDVGQRYLAVETDTKNQVSFYNGKSTIHKANHYQRRRKSLQRKGTRSAKRRLKKLSGRERRFRADVNHQVSKKVAKSNSLIGLEDLTHIRERTNPRRKGKKASRKQKKANRKQTSWSFAELQSFIDYKAVLNDSLAIKVDADYTSQSCPHCGHTSKGNRPNKGLTFHCENCGFDLHADLVGARNIAMRTLLVRQDWASTGSLSACPDDLSGLSDVSSDEAKAMRLSRFMELRWTAETSPNHIAFSD; from the coding sequence ATGAAACAAGTAATCACTGCCAAGTTAAAGTTAAATCTCTTGACCGAGCAGAAAACGCTCCTGCGGGAGGTTTCTTTGGCTTATCGTGATGCTCTGAATTATGTTTCACAGGTGGCTTTCGACAACAATCGAACCAGTAGTGCCAATAAACTTCAGAAGTTGGCTTACTACGACATTCGAGACAATTTTCGACTTCCTGCCCAGATGGCTTGTAATGTTTGTAGGCAGGTAGGAGCGACTTATAGAACTTTATGGACTAAGGTTAAACAAAATAGCCAACATCGCAAACAGGGAAAAACCAAGAAAAGGTACAAGGGCTTAGATAAACCACCGCAGTTTGTTTCTAGAACTTGCAATCTTAATTATGGAAGGGACTTTTCCTTTGTAAAAGAAGGAATTAGTCTCATTACTTTACAAGGTCGAATCAAGGTTTCTTATTCTGGCTATTATAAGCACCTCGGCTTAATTAAATCGGGGGATGCTAAAGCTAAGGGAGCAAAGATTTACTATACTCCTTCTAACAAGACTTATTACTTATTAGTCAGCTTAGAAATAGAGAAACCTGATATCGAACCCGCAGATATTAAACGGGTTAGCGGTGTTGATGTTGGTCAACGATATCTAGCTGTAGAAACTGATACCAAGAATCAAGTTAGTTTCTACAACGGAAAATCAACTATTCATAAAGCAAATCATTACCAAAGGAGAAGAAAATCGTTACAGCGCAAAGGCACTCGTTCTGCTAAAAGAAGACTGAAAAAGTTATCAGGACGAGAGAGACGGTTTCGCGCTGATGTTAACCATCAAGTCTCTAAGAAGGTTGCCAAATCTAATTCCTTAATTGGATTAGAGGATTTAACCCACATCAGAGAAAGAACTAACCCTCGTCGTAAGGGTAAAAAAGCATCTAGGAAACAGAAAAAGGCTAACCGTAAACAAACCAGTTGGTCTTTTGCTGAACTCCAAAGTTTTATCGACTATAAAGCAGTTCTAAATGATTCTTTAGCAATTAAAGTTGATGCTGATTACACTTCCCAAAGTTGCCCTCATTGTGGTCATACCTCTAAAGGGAATCGACCTAACAAGGGGTTAACTTTTCACTGTGAAAACTGTGGGTTTGACCTTCATGCAGACTTGGTGGGAGCTAGGAACATAGCGATGAGAACGTTACTTGTTCGGCAAGACTGGGCAAGTACGGGTAGTTTGTCAGCCTGCCCAGATGATCTTTCGGGATTGTCGGATGTTTCGTCGGATGAAGCCAAAGCCATGCGCCTTTCGAGGTTCATGGAATTGAGGTGGACGGCAGAAACAAGCCCCAATCACATCGCGTTTAGCGATTGA